atagtgtgctagtatgtgtaacATGCTACGCTAGCAGCGTATTTCACGTTAGTAAccattttacttattttaagccatacagtgatgttttttccttttttagtaAACCCAAGAATTTTTTTCACGTAccttttaagtttattttgaaaaacagagcagaatctgtacatttcctgtgaaaacaaaagtgtattttaatgCAATGACGcagtgcatgtaacaagcataaattaACACGCCCTCCCTGGGCATCTAGAACTGACGCACGAGGGTATCTGCATCATACTTTGACGTGCAGAGCCACTGACTAAacgtcagtatttgacaagttgggatgagaaatGTGTTGAAGTCTCATAAACGTTTGTTCACCACAgaacttattttctgcaataatccaaaatccagtggaaaaatcccacaggcTTTTTGACGAGAGAACGAGGGCGATGTTAACCTGGGgtcctacaaaaaaaaaacgccatCCTGCAACACTTATATTGTGcttgcacacacgcacacatatgtGCGCACCAGGGTTGCAACGGTCAGTCAGACTGACCcttaaagtaatgaaaatgtAGGGGTTATTTTggctgaacaaaatgttttataactacaattgaaacttgaaaccattttgttaatggaagttttGCCAGTTTAAACCTGTggtgcttttctttatttttattgcaaagaaaaacagacattgTTCTATAATCTTAATAGAATCTgatgaatatttacagaagtgCAAAGTGAGTTTTGATTCACgtgaaacacagaacaaaagctGAGGCCGAGTTTGTGTCACTGACTGTGTTTGAACTTTTGTCTCcacagagaaggagacagatgACTGGACTCCGTGGACGCCCTGCTCTGTGACATGTGGTAACGGTGAGAGGAAGAGGACCAAGTCCTGTGGCTACTCCTGCACTCTGACAGAAGCCTCTAGGTGCGACCTGGAGCCTTGTCCTGGTGAGATTATATTTACTTTTCaggaaatacaaaaacaaaccgAGGCCAGAGTGTTTAGATGTTTTTATTCTGCTTCCCAGCTGgttttaaatctaaataaatcTCTTTGTAGGTGATGTCAACACTGTGGTGGAGCCTTTCCCCTTTGAGATGGAGAATGGTACAGAGCCTTTTGGGACAGGTGAGTGTTGTAATGGgaggttaaagggacagttcaccccaaaatcaaagcTAAACATTTTTCCTTAAACCTGTGTGACAATTATCATtcattattttggtgtgagttgtcgacTGTTGGATAATGTAAGTAGATGGGagtagatggcactcggctcaGGCTGTTCTCGTGCACTTTATGTAcattttcctacgaaaagtacTGAAACAAAATTTGTGTAAAACCCACATATTCTGGAAGGCTGTAATCACGTGATAAATTAGCTGATGGGAGTGCAGAATGAAGCTGGGTTGTTCAAGGTCAGAggttagggtggtggatgggtcataaAACaaaggactttccccaggagaccgaTGTTCAGATCTGGGAGAACTCTGAGCAAACTTTGACTAATTTCATGGTacatcgtcaccatgtttcttttctaaaaTCTAACCACAGTGACTttacttacctaaacctaactgtaTTTTTCCCATTAAGTACATAATGTCATTCGTGGAGTGCTTATTCATAGAATATCACataaaccattgtatgaggatacgttgctcagcttgtggtgctcatagTGCCAAAATTTTTTGAAAGACTCctcatcaatgtctctttccagaaatcatgacctggttactcaagataatccacagaccttgttgggagcagtttcatgtaggaactattttctttctactgaactacacccaccaaccgaaTCACTtcacagaaggaagcgtacatctactgctaactcacctagcaccactgagctagctaacagtaCAGCTTAGCTGAGGAGGTCGccactgatgtttacatctgtCACGAGCAAAAGCCTCTAGtttatgagtagatgcacacttccttctgcatggtgattaAGTTGGCGGATGTggtttggtagagagaaaatagttcctacatgaaactgctcataacaaggtctgtggattatcttgagtaaccaggtcatgatttctgtaaagagacattgatgttgagtttttcaaatgtatttttttggcactttgagcaccacaagctgagcaACATATCCTCAACATATCCTCCTACAACAGTTCCTACGATATCCTACAAATTGGCGATCCACGAGTGACgatacatacttaatgtaaagttatggttaggtttagggaaagaaacatgttgatgatgtacctcaaaatgattaaaagttcacacagttctgaacacCGGTCTCCTTGGTAAAGTCCTCTGTTttgtgactcatccaccacccaaaCCTCCAACCTTAAGggaccacttccttctttacacCTGTCATttctggcactttgagcaccacaagccaaatgccatctagttccattatacttgGGAGAAAGCAGCCGATTTCTCCAACACTTGCCAACTCACCctaaaacaatctagaatgACAAACAGCGCTACAGATAGGAGGAGAAATATGTGTTTTGGatttgtggtgaactgtccctttaaaggatCAAACCATCCTGTATATTTACTGAACGATCCTTAAGTTTAACTTACTGCGATAAAGTGTGACACGTGATTTCACGCAGTCTTGCTGTCGTCTCTCCAACAGATGTGGACAGCTGTGAGAAGTGGCTCAACTGTAAGAGTGAGTTCCTCCAGAGATACCTCCACCAGGTCCTGTCTGAGCTGCCCAGCTGCCCCTGCTCCTACCCCCCCGAGGTGGCGTACACAGTGGTCAGCATCTACGATGAGAGTCATGGCCGGCAGTTCCGCTGGCGTGATGCCAGCGGCCCCAAGGAGCGCCTGGACATCTACAAGCCTTCAGCTCGTAACTGCATCCGCTCAGCTCTTGCAGGCGACTCCTCTACTCTTGCAGCGCAGCACTGTTGTTACGGTGACCGTGGGCGGCTGATCACGAGGGGAAAAGGCGCGGGCACGCCTAACCTGATCAGCACCGAGTTCTCACCTGAGCTGCACTTCAAAGTGGACGTGCTGCCCTGGATCCTGTGCAAGGGAGACTGGAGTCGCTTCCATGCCGTGCGGCCGCCAAATAACGGATTGAGCTGCCCAGAGAACCCCCACCAAGACGTGTTCATGAATGAACTGGAGGAGGCCAGGGAGTACTGAGGGACCGCAGCCAAAACTACCACTTCACTCAGAGAGTCAGAGGGCCCAATCCTAATTTGAGAGGAGACTGCCTACTTTAAAAGTCATGAAATATTCCATCTTAACGGTGCATCATGCATCAACCATGCGTGGACTGAGAGGAAGTGCTCATTTGTGATTGGGAGATTCGAGGGGTTTAGGTGTGACGGTGAAGTGTGGCTGTCTCAAGTTAGGATTTGGCACAGTGTCCTGATATCAGGCTCAACGGAACTGAACTGAATAACaagaatggaaaaaaatgcagtgttCTCCCATCGCTTGCCAACCTGTTCCACATCTGGCATAACATCAAGCTCTCTGTCTTTATATTCAGTCCACTCTCCTGGGTGCGTGTAAGCATGATGTCAACCTACTGGCTTTTTTTGACGGTGTCCTGGAGCGCTTGTGATTGACATTAGCAACATATGGTAAACATCCTGTTTGTGCTTCTTGTAGGTTTTATTATGTATGAATGTGGGCTGGTTTTATTGATGAAACAAACACGTGCATGGGAAGAGTCCAACAGATGAATATCCCATCTATGCTGCTACAATATAAAATCCTTCAGGTATTCAGGGGGGACAAGACAACAGGACATCAGTAAACCCAAAAGATGCCACATGCATTCACAGTAATGTACATTCAGCCAGTCTTTTGGGAAACTAAAATTAGTAACGTTAGGAGAATTTGGGACCTCAACCAGAGAGGTAAGCTAAACAGATTTGAAACGTTCTGCTGTCGCTAGTGAGAATTACGAGAGTAGCCCATTAGCAGTACTGTTACGGGAATGGCACATTtgatttcaaatgttttgtcacACAGATTGATCTCATGTGTTTCCTCACATTTCCACAGCCAGGACGATGTGTGATCTGGGTGCCAAAGAGTTAAAAATCAGACTGTTGGTGCCTGTGTAAATCCAGCCTCCTAAGTCTCTACGGTGCAAATGtagaaaagtaaataaataaataaattctgcaGTGACTAGATTGTGCTCATAGATCTCTACGATGTTCTCAGGGGGACTAACTGACCATGATAAAACAAATTTGTTCTTTTACCTCGACAGCGGAGCACTATTGGGACTAGTTCAAAGTGTTTTGGGGTAAAGATTAGCAGGAGGGAATCGGATCCAGAAAGTAACTGACGAACACATGATGCTTTTTGTGCAGTTTCAGAAAGCAGTTGCAACCCTTATAACTGAAGAGATGTCGATGCATTGTGTGTGGTAGGAAGATGTCATTGCTGCTTAAGCTGTTGGCATAGGGTCTTTGGGTTTATGTACAGAACTGGACTGGACAGAAAGAACGTTCCTGAGAAGTCGTGTAGTCTGAGCCTTTACCCTAGGTAACATAGAGTTCAGGTAAAGGCGACATGAGAGTAGTCACCATTAGCTGATACTCCATAAGGTGTAGTGCAAAGTATGGAAACAAAAGTCATGTTAACCGAATATTTTTTGTTACCGTTAGCACTGGTTGACTATATTGCTACAAACCATCCCAAAATGTCATCTCagagtgctttcacacctgccttgtTTGGTGCgtttcaatcgaactcaagttcatttaccccctaagtgcggttcgttctacaaatagaaaatcaaacatgctagactttatGTTGGAACGTCGTGAGGCATCCCAGACGTGGCgtcggttgtcgtctactatgacacactacacgagatgaaatGATGGATTATGGCGTACAacactcattgtcgttcacAATTCATGCCATCGCTGTGTTGGGTTATAATCGGGCTGATATGGTGTAGTGTGTACCCAGcataaccctaaccaatctcactcctgTTGcctaaaggcccatttatgctcccctTACGTACGAAAaagtatacgtccgtttcaaacgatgttaccgtcactgcccacatacttccatgcgtcctttacgttggcatggatgttaaccaatatatccaccagggggcagctcagagtcaaaagtttatgacaacaacaaactcaaaaacaaacatggcgactgtggaggagatattgataatg
The sequence above is drawn from the Epinephelus moara isolate mb chromosome 12, YSFRI_EMoa_1.0, whole genome shotgun sequence genome and encodes:
- the ism2b gene encoding isthmin-2 → MRQEVARRFHALLVTWSILVVSLGTGFPTRHKNVAHKGHGHQIHNGGVQYAPEALEQQNQVQSLLPEPHSHQRRWSHPQHRSVGVLPQPEPEEETKPFILDLKNFPDLANADINSQNPNIQVTIEVVDDPQMEVEMDLAKEKDWLPSSSSSSSSPSSTVDWLGGKKLFWPLFWSYTDADSSEDNNSRSGVEETGEEEEEGDYSQDYGSEEPLPSGVGGDWDTRWNEGWDPMQSYYEKETDDWTPWTPCSVTCGNGERKRTKSCGYSCTLTEASRCDLEPCPGDVNTVVEPFPFEMENGTEPFGTDVDSCEKWLNCKSEFLQRYLHQVLSELPSCPCSYPPEVAYTVVSIYDESHGRQFRWRDASGPKERLDIYKPSARNCIRSALAGDSSTLAAQHCCYGDRGRLITRGKGAGTPNLISTEFSPELHFKVDVLPWILCKGDWSRFHAVRPPNNGLSCPENPHQDVFMNELEEAREY